One genomic region from Haloprofundus salinisoli encodes:
- a CDS encoding glycosyltransferase family 2 protein: MELSVVVPTLNSRDQLAASLDALAAAAPDAEVVVVNGPSADGTTGMVRDRDDVDVLVEVSARTLNVARNAGIEVASGDAIAFVGHDLLVEETWRDAVLDGLADAEAVTGPTHRTLRAGMTTETPEQRRIHDREVTYFSGGNVAFRAETLSKLDGFDEYLETGGARDAAHRLAGFGGSVSWHPKACVRREYETEADGGTDRRDYYWKYRALAYRLVKNYGLRPTTVRRTLSHASSDAYAAARDVGSGEATPTRWVGNGRDVVVGISMGTSDGLVARARDRSATRNPHGVSKRADRAVARYDWR, translated from the coding sequence ATGGAGCTCTCGGTCGTCGTCCCGACGCTCAACAGCCGGGACCAACTCGCCGCCAGCCTCGACGCGTTGGCAGCGGCCGCACCGGACGCGGAGGTGGTCGTCGTCAACGGACCCTCCGCCGACGGGACGACCGGGATGGTTCGCGACCGCGACGACGTGGACGTTCTCGTCGAGGTGTCGGCGCGGACGCTGAACGTCGCCCGCAACGCGGGCATCGAAGTCGCCTCAGGCGACGCTATCGCCTTCGTCGGCCACGACCTGCTCGTCGAGGAGACGTGGCGCGACGCCGTCCTCGACGGGTTAGCCGACGCGGAGGCGGTCACCGGTCCCACCCACCGGACGCTCCGCGCCGGGATGACGACCGAGACGCCGGAACAGCGCCGAATCCACGACCGCGAGGTGACCTACTTCAGCGGCGGCAACGTCGCCTTCCGCGCCGAGACGCTGTCGAAACTGGACGGGTTCGACGAGTATCTCGAAACCGGGGGCGCACGGGACGCCGCCCACCGTCTGGCCGGGTTCGGAGGTTCCGTCTCCTGGCACCCGAAGGCGTGCGTCCGCCGCGAGTACGAAACCGAAGCCGACGGCGGCACCGACCGACGGGACTACTACTGGAAGTACCGCGCGCTGGCGTACCGACTGGTGAAGAACTACGGTCTCCGCCCGACCACCGTCCGACGGACCCTGTCGCACGCGAGCAGCGACGCCTACGCCGCCGCCCGCGACGTGGGCAGCGGCGAGGCCACCCCGACCAGATGGGTCGGCAACGGCCGAGACGTCGTCGTCGGTATCTCGATGGGCACCTCCGACGGACTCGTCGCCCGCGCCCGTGACCGGTCGGCCACCCGGAACCCCCACGGCGTCTCGAAGCGCGCCGACCGCGCCGTCGCGCGGTACGACTGGCGCTGA
- a CDS encoding sugar porter family MFS transporter has protein sequence MSTQTSDGSGFGEYDRFVYVTAALAALNGLLFGFDTGVISGAFLYIERSFQMTSLFGVQLGTAWVEGLVVSGALVGAVVGAAVGGRLADRIGRRRLILIGAVVFFVGSLLMAVAPTVEILVIGRIIDGLAIGFASMVGPLYISEISPPKIRGSLVSLNQLAVTSGILVSYFVNYAFAGSGAWRLMLGAGMIPAVVLGVGMLFMPESPRWLIEQGREDDAREVLSRTRDQATVREEISDIKETVAVESNDLRELFEPWVRPMLIVGIGLAAFQQVTGINTVIYYAPTILSSTGFGDSASILATVGIGVVNVVMTVVAISIIDKVGRRPLLLVGLGGMTVTLVVLGAVFYLPGLSGVLGWVATASLMLYVAFFAIGLGPVFWLLISEIYPLSVRGSAAGVATVVNWAANLAVALTFLRIVELMGQSGTFWLYAALSLVGLAFCYFLVPETKGRSLEEIEADFRESAVGGDAVNMTGDEAQPRDDD, from the coding sequence ATGAGCACTCAAACCAGCGACGGGTCGGGATTCGGTGAATACGATCGATTCGTCTACGTGACCGCAGCGCTGGCGGCGTTGAACGGACTCCTGTTCGGATTCGATACGGGCGTCATCTCCGGGGCGTTCCTCTACATCGAGCGCTCGTTCCAGATGACATCGCTGTTCGGCGTCCAACTCGGGACGGCGTGGGTCGAAGGACTGGTCGTGAGCGGCGCACTGGTCGGTGCCGTCGTCGGTGCCGCCGTCGGCGGTCGACTCGCCGACCGCATCGGCCGTCGCCGACTCATCCTCATCGGGGCCGTCGTCTTCTTCGTCGGGTCGCTGCTGATGGCCGTCGCGCCGACGGTGGAGATACTCGTCATCGGACGCATCATCGACGGCCTCGCCATCGGGTTCGCCTCGATGGTCGGCCCGCTGTACATCTCCGAGATCTCCCCGCCGAAGATTCGCGGGTCGCTCGTCTCGCTGAACCAGTTGGCGGTGACGAGCGGTATCCTCGTTTCGTACTTCGTCAACTACGCGTTCGCCGGTTCGGGCGCGTGGCGACTCATGCTCGGCGCGGGGATGATACCGGCCGTGGTGCTCGGCGTCGGCATGCTGTTCATGCCCGAGAGTCCCCGGTGGCTCATCGAACAAGGCAGAGAAGACGACGCCCGAGAGGTGTTGTCGAGGACGCGCGACCAAGCGACGGTCCGCGAGGAGATATCGGACATCAAAGAGACGGTGGCCGTCGAGTCCAACGACCTCCGCGAACTGTTCGAACCGTGGGTCCGCCCGATGCTCATCGTCGGCATCGGACTCGCGGCCTTCCAGCAAGTGACTGGCATCAACACGGTCATCTACTACGCGCCGACCATCCTCTCGTCGACCGGGTTCGGCGACTCGGCGTCCATCCTCGCGACCGTCGGCATCGGCGTCGTCAACGTCGTGATGACCGTCGTCGCGATTTCGATCATCGACAAAGTGGGCCGTCGACCGCTCCTCCTGGTCGGTCTCGGCGGCATGACGGTGACGCTCGTCGTGCTGGGCGCGGTGTTCTACCTTCCGGGACTCTCCGGCGTCCTCGGGTGGGTGGCCACCGCCAGTCTGATGCTGTACGTGGCGTTCTTCGCCATCGGCCTCGGGCCGGTGTTCTGGCTGCTCATCTCGGAGATCTACCCGCTGTCGGTTCGCGGCTCCGCGGCGGGCGTGGCGACGGTCGTCAACTGGGCGGCGAACCTCGCGGTCGCGCTCACGTTCCTGCGGATCGTCGAACTGATGGGACAGAGCGGGACGTTCTGGCTCTACGCGGCGCTGAGTCTCGTCGGGCTCGCGTTCTGTTACTTCCTCGTGCCGGAGACGAAAGGCCGCTCGCTGGAGGAGATAGAGGCCGACTTCCGCGAGAGCGCCGTCGGCGGCGACGCGGTGAACATGACCGGTGACGAGGCGCAGCCGCGCGACGACGACTGA
- a CDS encoding amidohydrolase family protein has product MLELEHGFRVVDVHARLDPDESDVATRGRDLSPERLEREMHQAGVVHAVVAPGRRERDESYLRANNAVARLSVDRSFSAFARLNGPRDPSPTTGAKLRNLAASRGDHHTSPGDVEQYAYDDRFHGFVLDPSADGLPDENVLDVLDDVGLPVVVHGSAGFPPSTVAETVLRRSFPVVLTSFGGFPLDFDRMETALELLGECDQLYLDTSAVRYRSLLERGLLEHPDRILFGSGAPTVHPNVAVMELLTLDVSEDAMVRAFSKNPARVVPSLAPGGR; this is encoded by the coding sequence ATGCTGGAACTGGAACACGGGTTTCGCGTCGTCGACGTCCACGCGCGTCTCGACCCCGACGAAAGCGACGTCGCGACCCGCGGACGGGACCTCTCGCCGGAGCGACTCGAACGCGAGATGCACCAGGCGGGCGTCGTCCACGCCGTCGTCGCCCCCGGCCGCCGCGAGCGAGACGAGAGCTACCTCCGGGCGAACAACGCCGTCGCCCGACTCAGCGTCGACCGTTCGTTCTCGGCGTTCGCTCGCCTCAACGGCCCGCGCGACCCGTCGCCGACGACCGGCGCGAAACTCCGAAACCTCGCGGCCTCTCGCGGAGACCACCACACCTCGCCGGGTGACGTCGAACAGTACGCGTACGACGACCGGTTTCACGGGTTCGTCCTCGACCCGTCGGCGGACGGTCTCCCCGACGAGAACGTCCTCGACGTGCTCGACGACGTCGGCCTCCCCGTCGTCGTCCACGGGTCCGCCGGGTTCCCGCCGTCGACGGTCGCCGAGACGGTCCTCCGGCGGTCGTTCCCCGTCGTGCTGACGAGTTTCGGCGGCTTCCCGCTCGACTTCGACCGGATGGAGACGGCGCTCGAACTCCTCGGCGAGTGCGATCAGCTCTACCTCGACACCAGCGCCGTCAGATACCGCTCGTTGCTCGAACGCGGCCTGCTCGAACACCCCGACCGGATTCTGTTCGGCAGCGGCGCGCCGACGGTCCACCCGAACGTCGCCGTCATGGAGCTGCTGACGCTCGACGTCTCCGAAGACGCGATGGTCCGGGCGTTCTCGAAGAACCCCGCACGCGTGGTGCCGTCGCTCGCGCCCGGCGGGCGATAA
- a CDS encoding HalOD1 output domain-containing protein yields MSHETTNTKPTSKPVLQDGARVQYFSYDPTSDMWVTVAVVEAVAAAKGVDMNELPPLYETGIDPDALEELFDGETPWSFSFSYAGRSILVEGDGTVRVESSN; encoded by the coding sequence ATGTCTCACGAAACGACTAACACTAAACCGACGAGCAAGCCCGTCTTACAGGACGGGGCCCGAGTACAGTACTTCTCCTACGATCCGACGAGCGACATGTGGGTGACCGTCGCCGTCGTGGAAGCGGTCGCGGCGGCGAAAGGTGTCGACATGAACGAACTTCCGCCGCTGTACGAAACCGGCATCGACCCGGACGCACTGGAGGAACTGTTCGACGGCGAGACCCCCTGGTCGTTCTCGTTCTCGTACGCCGGCAGGTCCATCCTCGTCGAGGGCGACGGCACCGTCCGCGTCGAGAGCTCGAACTGA